The Salvelinus fontinalis isolate EN_2023a chromosome 9, ASM2944872v1, whole genome shotgun sequence genome has a window encoding:
- the LOC129862747 gene encoding harmonin-like, translating to MMSQKGEKKRKKKKVSNTDTLQEQRKNKKEMEFELKLAAEKEEMYEREKQLKISRLVQEVSETEREDLEESEKVQHWVERLCQTRLEQISCVENESPEVHLEPLLYLCIS from the exons ATGATGTCtcagaaaggagagaagaagaggaagaagaagaaggtgTCCAACACGGACACCCTGCAGGAACAGAGGAAAAACAAGAAGGAGATGGAGTTTGAGCTCAAGCTGGCTGCAGAGAAAGAGGAGATGTATGAACGAGAGAAGCAGCTGAAGATCAGTAGACTGGTGCAGGAG GTGTCAGAGACAGAGCGGGAGGATCTGGAGGAGTCAGAGAAGGTGCAGCACTGGGTGGAACGTCTCTGTCAGACACGCCTGGAACAGATTTCCTGTGTGGAGAACGAGTCCCCAGAGGTACATCTAGAACCCCTTCTCTATCTGTGTATCAGCTAG